The proteins below come from a single Sorghum bicolor cultivar BTx623 chromosome 4, Sorghum_bicolor_NCBIv3, whole genome shotgun sequence genomic window:
- the LOC8084709 gene encoding GDSL esterase/lipase At5g33370, translating to MASPTCRLVSLVLCLGALAVLLAARGADAARAFFVFGDSLVDNGNNNYLITAARADSPPYGIDTPDHRATGRFSNGKNVPDIISEHLGAEPVLPYLSPELDGEKMLVGANFASAGVGILNDTGIQFANIIHIAKQLRYFEQYQKRLTALIGADAATRLVRGALVLITLGGNDFVNNYYLVPYSARSREFSLPDYVSYILSEYAQVLEHMYDLGARRVLVQGVGPIGCVPAELALHSLDGTCDPELQRAAEMYNPRLMSLLQDLNARHGGEVFVGVNMKRIHDDFIDDPKAYGFETATEACCGQGRFNGMGLCTMVSSLCADRDSYVFWDAFHPTERANRLIVQQFMSGSVEYIAPMNLSTVLAIDEELERQQQSTLP from the exons ATGGCGTCCCCGACCTGCCGCCTCGTGTCCCTCGTGCTCTGCCTGGGGGCGCTCGCCGTGCTCCTGGCGGCGCGGGGCGCCGACGCGGCCCGCGCCTTCTTCGTCTTCGGCGACTCCCTCGTCGACAACGGCAACAACAACTACCTCATCACGGCGGCGCGCGCCGACTCGCCGCCCTACGGCATCGACACGCCGGACCACCGCGCCACGGGGCGGTTCAGCAACGGCAAGAACGTGCCGGACATTATCA gtGAGCACCTCGGCGCGGAGCCCGTGCTGCCGTACCTGAGCCCCGAGCTCGACGGCGAGAAGATGCTCGTCGGCGCCAACTTCGCGTCCGCCGGCGTGGGCATCCTCAACGACACCGGAATCCAATTC GCCAACATCATCCACATCGCCAAGCAGCTGCGCTACTTCGAGCAGTACCAGAAGCGTCTGACGGCGCTGATCGGCGCGGACGCGGCGACCCGGCTGGTGCGCGGCGCGCTGGTGCTCATCACGCTGGGCGGCAACGACTTCGTGAACAACTACTACCTGGTGCCCTACTCGGCGCGGTCGCGTGAGTTCTCGCTGCCGGACTACGTCTCCTACATCCTGTCAGAGTACGCCCAGGTCCTGGAGCACATGTACGATCTCGGCGCCCGGCGGGTGCTGGTGCAGGGCGTCGGccccatcgggtgcgtcccggCCGAGCTGGCGCTGCACAGCCTAGACGGCACCTGCGACCCGGAGCTGCAGCGCGCCGCCGAGATGTACAACCCGCGGCTCATGTCCCTGCTGCAGGACCTCAACGCACGCCACGGCGGCGAGGTGTTCGTCGGCGTGAACATGAAGCGGATCCACGACGACTTCATCGACGACCCCAAGGCGTACGGCTTCGAGACCGCCACCGAGGCGTGCTGCGGACAGGGAAGGTTCAACGGCATGGGGCTGTGCACCATGGTGTCCAGCCTCTGCGCCGACCGCGACAGCTACGTGTTCTGGGACGCCTTCCACCCCACGGAGCGCGCCAACCGCCTCATCGTGCAGCAGTTCATGTCGGGCTCTGTGGAATACATCGCGCCAATGAACCTCAGCACCGTCCTCGCCATCGACGAAGAACTCGAGAGGCAGCAGCAAAGCACATTGCCGTGA